A region from the Rhinoderma darwinii isolate aRhiDar2 chromosome 2, aRhiDar2.hap1, whole genome shotgun sequence genome encodes:
- the LOC142741859 gene encoding phosphatidylinositol polyphosphate 5-phosphatase type IV-like, which yields MPFWKKSKKYHVSQIPDKGNLMGDIPTMEEPNISLQKFSVIKDMADEKSSDLSHSKYCDITSKNTKKSAFSLLTRLRSKNIRKRNFGSSAVIGARELDRYFPDRRLRLYVATWNMEGKDYPQNVEDLLLPSDDTKDIYVIGVQEGCPNR from the exons atgcccttttggaaaaaatctaagaaatatcatgtctcccaaattcctgataaaggaaatctgatgggagacataccaactatggaggagcctaacatctcgctccagaagttttctgtcatcaaagatatggcagatgaaaaatccagcgatcttagtcacagcaaatattgtgacattacgtcaaagaacaccaagaagagcgcattcagcctgctgacccgcctgcgctccaaaaatatccgtaaaag aaactttggcagcagcgctgtgatcggcgctagagaactggatcgctatttcccagatagacggttgagactatatgttgccacctggaatatggagggaaag gattacccgcaaaatgtggaggatctgctgttaccatcagatgatacgaaagacatttatgttattggcgttcaggaaggatgtccaaacaggtaa